A region of the Sarcophilus harrisii chromosome 3, mSarHar1.11, whole genome shotgun sequence genome:
CATTCAGCAAACATTGTGGGACAGAGCTTGCTCTGTGTTTACTTAAGAACTTTTCGTACCTTGTTTGATGTCTGTGTTGGCTCAGGATCTGACTTCCTTCTGGGCCATCCTGAACATCAGGAATAGATGTGTCTGTGGAGTTTAGGATCTCGGAGCCGGATGGGAATCGAGTGGCCGTCTCGGCCAACCTGTACCCAGCCACCCAGTGATGTTTCAGCCTTTACTTGTAGGACCGGGGAGAAAATACTGGCTTTGGAGCCAATGAATTAACCCCTGCTTCAAATCTTGGCTATACTGCTTAACGTTACTTGTGAGATCTTGGGAAAATTACCTAACTTCTTGAAAGTTCAGCTTGATCTTGTTGAAAATGAAATGGGCCCAGCCAAATGGGCTCACTATCtcctgaggggggaaaaaagcaaatctgGCATCAAGATTAAATTGGTGTCTACAACCTACTTCTGTTCCCTGGGGTCCAAAGGGACCTAGAGGAATTCCTCTTCCCTCCAACAGCCTTTGCCAAATCCTCAAAGGCAGCTCTGATGCctcttcccacagtcctctcttctTCAGGATCAACATCCCCAGAGTTTTGTCATCTCCCTTCagcagcttaataaatgcttgtgatcACCTTGGATCACCACAGGTGTCCTCAGTAATGAAAGCTCGACTCCAACCCTAGTCTGGTGGGGCAGAGGGGACACTTGCCTCCTTGTTTCTGAATTCTCTGCCTCTTAATGCAGCTGGAGGTCACGGTGGCTTCTTTGGGAGGTAGAGAGGCGGCAGCTGCCCATCCCACTTGTGGGGGCATCCAGACAGCCCCCTTGCCTGCTTTCCCAGCTCCAGGATCTCCAGAAGCATTTCCATCTTCTGCTCATGTGACTCCGGATCAGGGAGAGAGAATATGGAAGGATGAAGTTGGGGGCTATCCCAGGCCTGATAgtcattgagcatttattaagtgcttgctgtgtgccaggcctTGTGCTGAATGCACAatacagagataaagagaaagaaagacaggtcCTGTCCTCAAGCAGCTGTCCTTCTAATGGGGAAGACTGTACAGAAAAGCAagctgggagggagagggagaaggttTAAGCCCCTTCCATCACCACCCCAAGGCCAGGTAGCCTGTGGAGAGAGGCCGGCCCCCAGTCTTCTTCCAGGGCCTGACAGCAGGTCTGGTGTACAGGAGGGCAGGATCACTCTCAGGAGAGACCTTGCAAATCACCTCGTCTGACacctctcccccctttcccctggacacttgaggaaactgagggaaaactGACTTTCATGAAGGAGCTACAGGCGGTTTGTACTGAGGGGCTCTAGCCAAGATCAAGATCAGTTCTTCTGAGCTTTGGAGGGTTAACTTGGACTTGTCActcccttctctgggtctcattttcttctcctgtaaAATGGACACAGGGTTAGATGTCACAGAAcctgagagctggaagggaccccagtCTAACTGATACCTGAAAGGCATCCTTCCCCACTCTGACTGGGGCCTGGACTGAGACCTGGAGGGGAAACTAGAAGCCAGACTCCCGGGGTCTTGGGTCTTATTCTGCTTTTCAATGAAAAATGTCTTTCTTTCCACTTCcctggagaaaaagagaaaagctgaGCCTGTCACATACAAGCTTAGTGCCCCGGCTGGGTCTGCACCCTATGCCCGCCGCCTCTGCCCGGAGGACGACCCGCTTCGTCCTCGGGCCTGGAATCGGCTGCTTGGCAAGGGAGGGAACTGAAAGTCCGGGTTAAGAGGTGTGCCCGTGGTCACAGAGGAAGTGGCAGAGATGGGTCCAGAGCAGCGTGTCCCAGGCCGGGCTCTGGCACTGAGGAGTGGGAGGGATTCTGCAGCCTGGCTTAGGGCAGGGCTCCCACTGAGCATCAGCGCCCTTGCTCCGGGGTAGCGTGCTGCTTCCGGGGCCTCCTGACTCATTGCCTGGTAGGGAGGTGAGTCAGTGAAATGAGAAGATCCAGGGCCCCCTGAGCAGcagccccctcccccactccatcTCCAAAGGTCCGGGGGTGGGCTGGGCTTGCTGGCTCTGGTTTGCTTACGGAACTCCGGGGCCTGGGTAGCCAAGGGGGCTGCCTGTAAGCAGAGATAGAGTAAGGCACTTGCCCTGCTGGGCCCAGGTTCCTGCTGGAGGGCGTGGATCTGAGGCTTTGCCCTTGGAGACCCACATttgtccccttcccctcccatttttaTGCCTCTCCTTCCAGGTGCTAATCATTGGTGGTGGGGACGGGGGTGTCCTTCGGGAAGTGGTGAAGCATCCATCCGTGGAGTCAGTGGTCCAGTGTGAGATTGACGAGGTAAGTGACCTTCCTGGGAGAGAAATGGGCCGATCACGAGTCCCTCTTGTCCTTCCCTCAGCATATCCTTTGGGAGCTGAACCGCTACAGCCCCGGGACTTCCCCCAGGCCTCCGTGGCTCCGGCAGCCAGTCAGCAAGGCCTAGGGGCTTCCCTGTGTGCTGGGTCACAGCATACAGGATGCAACAACAACCGAAAAAGGCCACAATAAACTTAGGTTCCACTGGGGCGATGATGTGCAAAACCAAGGGCAGTATTGTGCTCTGCCATTCATTCGGGTTCcagtggacctggagtcaggaagggctgttgttcagttatttttgttgCATCTTACTCTCtgtaaccctatttggggttttcttggccgaGACTCTGGAGTGGttgatcatttccttctccagctcattttacagatggggaaactagagcagacagggtaaagtgacttatctGGGATCACACGGCtcgtggttggccatttccttctccagcttgttttacacttgaggaaactgaggcaagacttgcccagggtcacacagctgggaagtgtcagaaatgggatttgaaattGTGTCCTTTTGAGTCCcacacttaaaaaataatattaataatgaaataaaagaacaataaacTATCTTAAGATTACTTAACTCCTTTGGCCACTCCTTTTTGGAGTAAGCAGAGTAATCTCCCTTGTGATTGTGTCCCTTAATCCGCAAAGATATTGACTGCCCTGAGTTTGTTTGCCTTGCTCTGTGCCCTTTCCCCAAGACCTTTTACAAAATTCCCAAAAGGGACATGCCTAAACTTGGGatgtttcttaatatttttcagcTGAACTGAAAAGGCTTTTTATATTTCCCCAAAGTACGAGGTAATTTGGGATGTCTGTGGAAATAGCCACTGGGGAGAGGATTAATGGTGGTGGACATGAAGAATGGGCCATCCACAGGGTTGTATTGAGGCAGTTAGGAAACTGAATTCACCTGGTCTGTCTGGGGAACAATTGACGTTTTAGAGCTTGTTTTTAAGGTTGCACAGGGTTTTATCTCACTGGATCCTTGCCACACCCGAGGTGGGATTATTGGCCCTTTTGAGGACTGGGGCGGTGAGAGGTTTTCCCAGGGATCACCCCTAGTAACCATCAGAGGTGAGACTTCTGGTCTCCCCATCCCTGACTCTCTCCACAGTCTTAAGATTGGAGCaaagaaatgacttgctcaggatcacctgGGGATTGGGTTGCGGGGTGGGGGCAAGTTCCTTTGAATTCCCCAAGGTTTTCTCTCCAAGAAACCAGCTTGGCTGGATCTTTGCTGCCTCAGGAGTTGGGGAGGATGAGTCAGCTCCGGTCCCTTTCTCTGAATTCTTGTTCATCTTCTAATCCTGGGCTGGGCCTAGGCCGTAGCATCACCTGATGGTGGCTGAAGGGTGAGCCCTGCCCATTGCTGGCTGGGCAGGGGAAGGTGGTGGGTGGAACAGTCAGTTTTTTGTTTCCTCTGTTTTGGGCTTGAGAATTGAAAACATGTTGGGAATTGGGTCAAAAGCCCTGATTTCACATCCCGGTCCCACCACTTACTAGCTCAGCATATGGGCTGTTGAGTTGAAGCTCTGTAGTTTCCCTCCAGATTGACCTGGAATGCCCCCACCCTGAGGCTGTTCTCTGGGCCAGGAacattccccctctcccttcccccccccaaaacaagCTTGTAGTCACCAAAGGTATCCAGGGGTCATAGTGGGCCCAGTGCCAGACTCGGAATCGGCAAGGGCCGAGTTTGAATCCTGCGTCACTCACTGGCTTTGAGGCTCTGGACATGtcatctcctcatctataaaatagggatgatagaGCCTGCCCCCGAGGTTACCAGGGCTATGGTGTGCTCTTTAAAGCCCCGTAGAAGTGGGAGGGCTCCCACAAGGAGCACTCTGTCCAAGTCTGGGTGTGCTTAAGGTGGGCACGTagcgcgccccccccccccccaggatggCAGTGCCCGAGAGCGGGAAGGGTTTCACTTCCATCTTGGAACCGCATCGAGCCCAGCCCATAGGAAGCACATTCCATGCTCAGTGGGCAACTGGATAACCCTGAGCCCTTCTCCCCCACCCAGGCCCCCACAGCCCCCGGAGGAAGTTCTCTTCCTCCCCCGGGACTCTCCTGATTTCCTGGGTTTTTGTCTCCACGAGCACAGCAGCGTGTTGGCTGGGGGCCCATGGGTTTTGCACGTGTGTGACAGCGTGTCAGCCGGGAGGCTCCTGTACTCTCATATTCACACTGCGGCGGCCCGTGTGTACCTGCGTGTGCACAGGTGCAGCCGCCGGCTCCAGGGGGCTCCCTCCCTCTTTCGTGGGGGCCCTTGTGTGGCTTGGCCCGAGGATTGGCTTGTTGTCTGGAGTCTGGAGGGAGGGGCTGGCGCTGTGGGGACTGAGACCCTGCCCTGTGTCCCAGGACGTGATCCAGGTCTCTAAGAAGTACTTGCCGGGTATGGCTGTGGGCTACTCCAGCCCGAAGCTGACCTTGCACGTTCGGGACGGGTTCGAGTTCATGCAGCAGAATCAGGACGCCTTCGACGTGATCATCACCGACTCCTCGGATCCCATGGGTGAGCAGAAGCCGGCCTTGTCTCCCCCGAGCTGGGTGCTGCACTGGAATAGCGATGGAGCCCGGGGAGGGGGCAGAAGGGGTCCCCGGCCAAGAACTCAGCCCTCTCcctcaggaagggaggtggggCCCAGAGAAGCAGGCCCAGCCTGGGCAGTGGCTCCGGGGGGGGCCACTATCTCCCCCACCCCTGGGCTTCTGCCCAAGTCCTGCCCTTGGCCTTTCTCCGGAGGGGCGGCCTTGGCTCCCCGACCTCAGACTAGGGTAGATCTTTCCCCTTCCTCAGCCCTCGTTGCCTCCCTGGCTCCCCCACTCCGGGCAGGTACTGGCAAGCGTGGGCATCTCTGGCTTGTCTCCTGTGTCAGGTCCTGCCGAGAGTTTGTTCAAAGAGTCTTATTACCAGCTGATGAAGACAGCGCTGAAGGACGACGGGATCCTGTGCTGTCAGGGTGAGCTCCGGGAGAGTGTGGCCCCACAGGCCCCGGGAACCCCAACCCCACTGCCTATCTCCCTGCGCACGAGGCTAGTGTCCAGTGCAGCGGGTAGGATGCGGGCacctctttgtaaaatgagggagctggagTCTGAGCCTTCCTAGCTCCAAGCTTCAGGTCCCTTGGGAAGGCTCAGCATTGGGGCGGAGATGGCTTCAGTGACATGGCTGCAGTCCCAGCATGGCCTGGGTGAGCTCTCTCCCTGACAAGGCGACCTCTCCTCCCCCTGCTTTCCCCATCCCCAGgtgaccccctcccccccccccttctctctccccctctcccaagGGAGCCCATCTCACTCCCCCCCATCCCCCAGGTGAGTGCCAATGGCTGCATCTGGACCTCATCAAGGAGATGCGTCACTTCTGCAAGTCTCTGTTCCCCGTTGTGGAATACGCCTACTGCACCATCCCCACCTACCCCAGCGGCCAGATTGGCTTCATGCTCTGCAGCAAGACCCCGGTAAGCCCCAGACCTCACTGCTCTTGCCACCCCCGGGGCTCTTCGGGTCAGCCAGAGAGGCAGGAGAAGGAAGCTGCTGTTCCTGGGACACGGCACAGAAAGGCCAGGGGGTTCGGGGAGCTGGGGCCTGGGAATCGATCGCTGGGCCCCTGGGCTGCCTGCTCTCTCTGGGCCCCCATGTCATAGCTGGCAAGCTGGGCAGCCCGGACAGTGCGCCAGAAGCCAGGGGATCCAGCTGGCTCCAACTGAGGCCCAGAATCCTGGATGGGCTTGAGTAACTTGTCGTAATCCCTCCTGTCCAGTCTGTAAGATGAGAGCTTGGGCAGGCAGCCTGGGTCTGCCCCCTGCTCTCGGCCAGGGCCTTTTTTGGCCCCAGATCGTACCCAGAATCCTCTggtcttctcttcccttcctgccCCCTTCCACCTTTCTCTCCTTCCCGTCTCACCTGCTCACCTGTGTCCTCCCAGAGCCTCTTCTGCAATATGTGGGcaccaatttcctcatctctgagaCTAAGAGGCCGCCTGGATGCATCCATCCCCATGCACCCCACGCATCgggcctcaatttccctgaagTGCGGGGAGCTTGGCTGGGCGGCGGGAGTTGATGGAACACCGGGGGGTTTTGGGGGCGGAGGACTGAGGCCCTGACTCCCCCACCCGTTTCCCACTCAGAGCACCAACTTCCGGGAGCCAGTGCAGCAGCTGAGCCAGGAGCAAGTTGAGAAAATGAGCCTCAAATACTATAACTCGGACGTCCACCGCGCAGCCTTTGTGCTGCCCGAGTTTGCCCGCAAGGTAACGCCCAGGGTCCCCAGCGGCAGCAGCGGCAGGTGCTCATAGGGTCTGAGTTCTAATTCCCAGCTCTGCCGTCAACTTCCCCAGGCAATCTTGGGCCAGTGATTTCTCCGATTGACTCTTCCATGAAATGAGGGAGGTTGGATGGGACAGGGGGTCCTCTCAATTACGTCTAGCTCCAAATTCAAGTTGATGGACCTcaggaagaaagatggaaagaccCCACCTCTTGTGTGGGCTCTTCTGGCCCTCTACTTCTTCACCCTCTACCCTCTGACCTTTCGGCTCCTCTCCCATGATCCTCCTTGCTCTCTTCCCCAGGCCCTGAGCGACGTGTGAGGAGACCTCTGCCTACTTTGGTCTCTTCCAGGGACTTCAAGCCACAAGCGCCCATTCCAAGATGCCCCTCTTCCTGCTCTGAGGGCATCGACTGGCACTCGGCACCCCCTCCCGATGGAGGACCTGCCCCTCGCCAGCCATCTTGCCCGCTGACCAAGTGTTACCGAACCCAGGACATGATCGAGGGGCTCCCCGTGCCATGCTCTGCTGGGCGGGTGGGGGGAGAGTACAAgatgtctgtatgtctgtctctgtctgtccagTCTGGTCAATCAGCGTCTCTTATATTGATCATCTGTGTACAGAGCGATCCTTCTCACCTCTAACAGGCCCCTCAGCAAACAGTGTATTTATAACTGAGTCCTTGTTGGCGTCTTTGTTTGGGACCCTCAGACCTTTCCATGAAGTGTCCGCCAAGACCGATGGCTTGGGGCTTTCCCCGGCCCCGGGCAGACAAAGGTTCTGATTCCCTGGGGCTGGGTGGGGGGGACCTCGAGACCGCCATATAAAGGCCACACGTGGCTTCAGTGACCCTTCGGGTCTGAAACTATCACCTTATGATTCCCCCTCGGTCCCTGCTGTGGCAGAACAGATCTCTGACACGCCTTCCGAGCTCTGGGACGCTGGTTGGGGCTCCATCTTGCGCTTATTTAGTGGATTCTATTGAAGTAGCCCTGTCCAGAGACCCAGGCTTCCAGAAGagcagtgacttgtccaaaggcCTTCAGGGAAGGTGAGAGCCAGTGTTGGAAGCCCTCTGTGGGCAGGAGTTGTCCTGAAAGTTAGAGGGGGAAACCGGGGCAGTTTACTAGATGGTAAGCCCTGGGATCATCGAGTGGCTTGCAGCATCCCCTTAGGGTACAAAGGTGATCTGTTCTCCGGGTTTCTGCTCTTAGGGAGGAGATACTAGTGGGAGGCAGAGGCCACATTTAAAGGCTCTTGGGGCCAGAGAGATGAGTTGATCCTGCCCTGAGAAGGCTTCGTGGAGATTTAAGCTTAACTTTGACTTCTAAGAGCTTTCAGGGCTTGCcaccagaacaaaaaaaaaaggtgggattGTCAATCATCGACACTTTCCACTGGCTTGCAATGCTTGCTAAGGCAAGGGATTTCCAGATATGGGATCAGGGAAGATGGAATTGGGAAGGGAGAAACCAGGGCAGCTGATCGGAGCAAAACTTCATTCATCGACACACCCTAGCTAACCCATTCTCCAGATAAATGTAATGAACATCCTCAGGGGTTCCTGACCCAGAATCGCCTCTACAACATGCCCAGTGAGAGGTCAATTAACTTATGTTAAAGACCCCTAGTGGAGGGGGACTCATGTGAATGATTATTCCTGGTTTTGCCCTTGCTGGCCAAACAATCCGAGGAATTCCGCACTCATGGCAGCCTTCGTCTCCAGGTTCTAGATTACCAGTTCCTTCAACAGATTCTTGTTTGAAAAGGCTCACtgtctactgtgtgccaagcaatTTGAGGCCTGggaatagagacaaaaataaagatcTGCCCCAAGAAGCTGATGGTCTGACAACTAACCCCTTTTATTGGGTAGGCCCTCAGCACCATACAGCAAACCCTAGGAGTTGAGGTGAGAGAAGAGGAGGCTTGAGAGTAAATGTTCTAGATAAGTATTTGAAAGTCTGGAACAGAGAAAATGAGTCTTATTCTGTTGGACTCCATTGGGCAAAGCCTGGAACCAAGAAGTTGTGGCTTTATGGAAGGACAAACCCTGGAAGAGGAAATCAAAGGGCATGATTCCTTGGGGATGTTGTAGGAGGGATTCTTGCCTTAGGTGTGAGTTGTGCCAAGGGTCCTTACCGAGACTGGTGATTTTTCTGTTCACAATTGTTAACGTGTTGGAGAGTTTACCAGTCGGATCTAGGACTAGGGAGACAGCCTAAATCAGCCTTTCCCTCTCC
Encoded here:
- the SRM gene encoding spermidine synthase, producing the protein MEPGPPAIREGWFRETCSLWPGQAMSLQVDELLHHQRSRYQEILVFRSKTYGNVLVLDGVIQCTERDEFSYQEMIANLPLCSHPSPRKVLIIGGGDGGVLREVVKHPSVESVVQCEIDEDVIQVSKKYLPGMAVGYSSPKLTLHVRDGFEFMQQNQDAFDVIITDSSDPMGPAESLFKESYYQLMKTALKDDGILCCQGECQWLHLDLIKEMRHFCKSLFPVVEYAYCTIPTYPSGQIGFMLCSKTPSTNFREPVQQLSQEQVEKMSLKYYNSDVHRAAFVLPEFARKALSDV